Proteins encoded by one window of Chondromyces crocatus:
- a CDS encoding class I SAM-dependent methyltransferase has translation MLPRLPVQAIWPHWRSAWILHEDADLLVVAKPAGISTHAPEPDRTDDAWSRLRAYLTETRGETDPYLGIHQRLDRDTSGVLSFTRRREANASLARQFEGREVEKTYIAAVTWAEGRQLPSVLRHLLVPGEDGAMRALPLAGAHDKGGARRDPRGQEAVTRCRVLSRRGDRALLELRPETGRTHQLRVQLAAEGLPIAGDKLYGGAAAPRLLLHAAALSLRHPEGGAPITFRAPAPPELAGWLEPSQSVALTDPAVVARALSEASDRRYGLAHDEGLTAFRLVNGGGDGLPGVAVDVYGEHLVVSLSSEEAESARDVILDAVYRLGVEEGDLPRVRGVYVKSRPKHASVIVDTRRDEFAPRQAVRGESAPEAFTVLEGGLPYEVRLGDGLSTGIFLDQRENRRRVQALSGGARVLNLFAYTGAFTVAAVAGGARESVTVDVSRGAMAWARRNLDAAGADPGAHVVVEADVFPWLKAAAKAGEHYDLVLLDPPSYATTKKSRFSAESDYGKLAALALSVLSPGGRLLSCTNHRGIARGTFRRRLRNAAHEAGCALEQLKDLPDPSDFPPEPGAEPHLKSVLATLARRPARDAAPARDAAPARDAAPTRDAAPARSAPTPGGPARTEKRAPGTAPGSRRPPRQKHRDQKHRGRS, from the coding sequence TTGCTCCCTCGCCTCCCTGTCCAGGCCATCTGGCCTCACTGGCGCTCCGCGTGGATCCTTCACGAGGATGCCGATCTCCTCGTGGTGGCCAAGCCGGCCGGCATCTCGACGCACGCGCCCGAGCCGGACCGGACCGACGATGCCTGGAGCCGCCTGCGCGCCTACCTCACGGAGACCCGAGGTGAGACGGATCCGTATCTGGGGATCCACCAGCGGCTCGATCGGGACACGTCCGGCGTGTTGTCGTTCACACGGCGTCGCGAGGCGAACGCTTCGCTCGCGCGGCAGTTCGAGGGACGCGAGGTCGAGAAGACGTACATCGCTGCGGTGACGTGGGCGGAGGGGCGTCAGCTCCCCTCGGTGCTTCGCCACCTGCTCGTGCCGGGCGAGGACGGCGCCATGCGCGCGCTGCCGCTGGCCGGGGCGCACGACAAGGGCGGCGCGCGACGGGATCCGCGGGGGCAAGAGGCGGTGACGCGCTGCCGGGTGCTATCGCGTCGAGGAGACCGGGCGCTGCTCGAGCTGCGGCCGGAGACGGGGCGCACGCACCAGCTCCGGGTGCAGCTCGCGGCGGAAGGGCTGCCCATCGCAGGCGACAAACTCTACGGGGGAGCGGCGGCGCCACGCTTGCTGCTCCATGCGGCGGCGCTTTCGCTGCGCCATCCGGAGGGAGGCGCCCCGATCACCTTCCGTGCCCCCGCGCCGCCCGAACTCGCAGGCTGGCTGGAGCCCTCGCAGAGCGTGGCGCTCACGGACCCGGCGGTCGTCGCGCGCGCCCTCTCGGAGGCGTCCGATCGGCGGTACGGGCTCGCCCATGACGAGGGGTTGACGGCATTTCGCCTGGTGAACGGGGGTGGGGACGGGCTGCCCGGGGTGGCGGTGGACGTGTATGGCGAGCACCTCGTGGTGTCGCTGTCCTCGGAGGAAGCGGAGAGCGCGCGGGACGTGATCCTGGACGCGGTCTACCGCCTCGGGGTCGAGGAAGGGGACCTGCCGCGGGTGCGGGGGGTGTACGTGAAGAGCCGCCCGAAGCATGCGAGCGTGATCGTGGACACGCGGCGGGACGAGTTCGCGCCTCGGCAGGCAGTCCGCGGCGAGAGCGCGCCAGAAGCGTTCACGGTGCTCGAGGGCGGGCTGCCCTACGAGGTGCGCCTCGGCGACGGGCTGTCGACGGGGATCTTCCTCGATCAACGGGAGAACCGGCGGAGGGTGCAGGCGCTCTCGGGCGGCGCGCGGGTGCTGAATCTGTTCGCCTACACCGGGGCCTTCACGGTGGCAGCGGTGGCTGGCGGCGCACGCGAGAGCGTGACGGTGGATGTCTCGCGCGGAGCGATGGCGTGGGCGCGGCGGAACCTGGACGCGGCCGGCGCCGACCCCGGGGCGCACGTGGTGGTGGAAGCCGACGTCTTCCCCTGGTTGAAGGCCGCAGCGAAAGCTGGCGAGCACTATGACCTGGTGCTGCTCGATCCGCCGAGCTATGCGACGACGAAGAAGAGCCGTTTCAGCGCCGAGAGCGACTACGGAAAGCTCGCTGCGCTGGCCCTCTCGGTACTCTCGCCGGGTGGCAGGCTGCTCTCGTGCACGAACCACCGCGGGATCGCGCGAGGCACCTTCCGACGACGCCTGCGCAACGCCGCACACGAGGCAGGGTGCGCGCTGGAGCAGCTCAAGGATCTGCCCGATCCCAGCGATTTCCCGCCTGAACCCGGCGCGGAGCCTCACCTGAAGAGCGTGCTCGCGACCCTCGCTCGACGCCCCGCACGCGACGCCGCTCCCGCACGCGATGCCGCACCCGCGCGCGACGCTGCGCCCACACGCGACGCTGCCCCTGCGCGCTCGGCCCCGACGCCTGGAGGTCCTGCTCGCACCGAGAAGAGAGCGCCAGGGACGGCACCCGGAAGCCGACGTCCGCCTCGTCAGAAGCATCGAGATCAGAAGCATCGAGGTCGATCATGA
- the prs gene encoding ribose-phosphate diphosphokinase, with amino-acid sequence MKRLLFTIQSYTYLVPAFLAAGDFEPGDVEHKVFPDGERYLRVATDCWGRDVTLLGGTPNDLDWLELYDLGYAISRAGARSLSIIIPYFGYATMERAVKPGEVVTAKTRAHLVSAIPSCEGGNRVFLFDLHTDGIAYYFDDSHVTRHVYGAPLICEAVKALMGDRPYVLAATDAGRAKWVQSLARDLGVEPAFVYKERREGGLGVTGVNADVAGREVVIYDDMIRTGGSLVQAARAYRAAGATKVHAVTSHLVLPGESLEKIRASGEITTLIGTDSHPGSQKLASTPGALCSVAPLLARALEPA; translated from the coding sequence ATGAAGCGCCTGCTCTTCACCATTCAAAGCTACACCTACCTCGTCCCCGCCTTCCTGGCGGCCGGTGATTTCGAGCCCGGCGACGTCGAACACAAGGTGTTCCCCGACGGCGAGCGGTATTTGCGTGTCGCCACCGACTGCTGGGGTCGCGACGTGACCTTGCTCGGCGGCACCCCCAACGATCTCGACTGGCTCGAGCTCTACGATCTCGGGTATGCCATCTCGCGGGCTGGAGCGCGGTCCCTGTCGATCATCATTCCGTACTTCGGGTACGCCACGATGGAGCGCGCCGTGAAGCCCGGAGAGGTCGTCACGGCGAAGACGCGAGCCCACCTCGTGTCCGCCATTCCATCCTGCGAGGGCGGCAACCGCGTCTTCCTGTTCGACCTGCACACGGACGGCATCGCGTATTATTTCGACGATAGCCACGTGACACGGCACGTTTATGGTGCGCCGCTCATCTGCGAGGCCGTGAAGGCGCTGATGGGCGACCGCCCGTACGTGCTCGCTGCCACCGATGCAGGACGCGCCAAGTGGGTGCAGAGCCTCGCGCGGGACCTGGGGGTCGAGCCTGCGTTCGTCTACAAGGAACGCCGGGAGGGCGGCCTGGGGGTCACGGGCGTGAACGCCGACGTGGCGGGACGCGAGGTGGTCATCTACGACGACATGATCCGCACCGGGGGTTCACTGGTGCAGGCCGCGCGGGCCTATCGCGCTGCTGGCGCGACGAAGGTGCACGCCGTGACGAGCCACCTGGTGCTGCCGGGGGAGTCCCTGGAGAAGATCAGGGCAAGCGGAGAGATCACGACATTGATCGGCACCGACTCCCACCCTGGCAGCCAGAAGCTCGCGTCCACACCGGGTGCCCTGTGCTCCGTCGCGCCCTTGCTGGCCCGTGCCCTGGAGCCTGCCTGA
- a CDS encoding endo alpha-1,4 polygalactosaminidase produces MQSTLRSRFPLVVAALMAASAPIACGDDDGGRSTDGAGGGGAGAAGGGGDGAGGNDATGGGGAGGGGGAGGDGVLQLATGIAWQWQLSGLPLDTSIDVPVYDVDLVTTTDAEFATLRAAGRSILCYFSAGSYESYRPDSSDFPDSVKGSPLDPPFQDELWVDVRSAEVRQIMRARLDLAVQRGCDAVEPDNVDGYTNDNGLGLTATDQLDYNRFIAEEAHARGLSVGLKNDVDQLDALEPYFDWALNEECFAYSECDAYEGNFIAAGKAVLHAEYVDESETATVCAVTQPLGLSTIIKRIDLDAWRVACP; encoded by the coding sequence ATGCAATCCACGCTCCGGAGCCGTTTTCCGCTCGTCGTCGCTGCTCTGATGGCTGCAAGCGCCCCCATTGCGTGCGGGGATGACGATGGCGGTCGGAGCACGGACGGTGCGGGTGGGGGAGGTGCCGGGGCCGCTGGTGGTGGTGGCGATGGCGCAGGGGGCAACGACGCGACGGGCGGGGGCGGCGCTGGTGGCGGCGGTGGCGCTGGCGGCGATGGCGTGCTTCAGCTCGCCACGGGGATCGCGTGGCAGTGGCAACTCTCGGGCCTACCCCTCGATACGTCGATCGACGTCCCTGTCTATGACGTCGACCTGGTCACCACCACGGACGCGGAGTTCGCGACCCTCCGCGCCGCGGGTCGCAGCATCCTCTGTTACTTCAGCGCGGGCAGCTACGAGAGCTACCGTCCGGACTCCAGCGACTTTCCCGATTCCGTGAAGGGGAGCCCACTCGATCCCCCATTCCAGGACGAACTCTGGGTGGATGTCCGGAGCGCGGAGGTCCGCCAGATCATGCGCGCTCGGCTCGATCTCGCTGTCCAGCGCGGATGTGATGCCGTCGAGCCCGACAACGTCGACGGCTATACGAACGACAATGGTCTTGGACTCACGGCGACGGACCAGCTCGACTACAACCGCTTCATTGCCGAGGAGGCCCACGCCCGTGGCCTCTCGGTGGGGCTCAAGAATGACGTGGACCAGCTCGACGCGCTCGAGCCGTATTTCGACTGGGCCCTCAATGAGGAGTGCTTTGCGTACAGTGAATGCGATGCTTACGAGGGAAACTTCATTGCAGCGGGCAAAGCGGTGCTCCACGCCGAATATGTCGACGAGAGCGAGACCGCGACCGTGTGCGCGGTGACGCAGCCGCTCGGGTTGAGCACGATCATCAAGCGTATCGATCTCGATGCCTGGCGGGTCGCCTGCCCGTAG
- a CDS encoding serine hydrolase domain-containing protein, whose product MGSRQPGRHGGSPRAHVAGGFEEALKRRLDAAVDAALAEERIVGMVVVVAREGAVVYRRAAGFADREAGQPVREDTPFRLASMTKPVVSAAALALVDRGLLKLDDPVTTWLPSFRPRLADGRAPTITVRQLLTHTSGLGYGLDAVGREAFLRLRVSGGLDQPGLSLEENLRRLQQVPLSFEPGTRWQYSLATDVLGAVVARAGGGTLGEVVQRWITGPLGIDLAFPSGDPRRVAMPYVDASPRPARMTEPQEVPFMQGALVFSPSRDFDGRSYPSGGASMVGTADAYVTFLEALRTGGGKILRPATAAAMTSNQIGSLEVEQEGGRWGFGYGFAVLKQAEGGGMPSGAGTVQWGGVYGNHFWVDPAASLTVVVLTNTALAGMAGPFPASIRHAVYEALQAAE is encoded by the coding sequence GTGGGGTCGCGACAACCAGGGAGGCATGGCGGCTCTCCACGCGCGCATGTGGCGGGAGGCTTCGAGGAGGCGCTGAAGCGTCGGCTGGATGCCGCGGTGGATGCGGCGCTCGCCGAGGAGCGCATCGTGGGTATGGTGGTCGTGGTGGCCCGAGAGGGGGCGGTGGTGTACCGACGCGCCGCAGGGTTCGCAGATCGGGAAGCTGGACAGCCCGTCCGGGAGGACACGCCCTTTCGCCTGGCCTCGATGACCAAGCCGGTGGTCTCGGCGGCGGCGCTGGCGCTGGTCGATCGAGGCTTGCTGAAGCTCGACGATCCGGTCACGACGTGGCTACCGAGCTTTCGGCCGCGGCTCGCCGACGGGCGCGCGCCGACCATCACGGTGAGGCAGCTGCTCACGCACACGTCGGGCCTCGGCTACGGGCTGGACGCGGTGGGACGTGAAGCGTTCCTGCGGCTGCGGGTGTCCGGTGGGCTCGATCAACCAGGGTTGTCTCTCGAGGAGAACTTGCGGCGCCTTCAGCAGGTGCCCTTGAGCTTCGAGCCCGGCACACGCTGGCAATACTCGCTGGCCACGGACGTGCTCGGAGCCGTGGTGGCCCGCGCTGGAGGGGGAACGCTCGGCGAGGTCGTGCAGCGCTGGATCACGGGGCCGCTCGGGATCGACCTGGCCTTCCCTTCGGGAGACCCACGCCGGGTCGCGATGCCGTATGTCGACGCCTCGCCCCGGCCCGCGCGCATGACGGAGCCGCAGGAGGTGCCGTTCATGCAGGGGGCGCTCGTCTTCTCGCCGTCCCGGGATTTCGACGGGCGCTCGTATCCGTCGGGTGGAGCGAGCATGGTCGGGACGGCGGACGCGTACGTGACGTTCCTCGAGGCGCTGCGCACCGGTGGAGGCAAGATCCTGCGCCCGGCCACGGCGGCGGCGATGACGTCGAACCAGATCGGCTCCCTGGAGGTGGAGCAAGAGGGCGGGCGCTGGGGGTTCGGCTACGGGTTCGCCGTGCTGAAGCAGGCAGAGGGGGGCGGGATGCCGTCCGGTGCGGGGACGGTCCAGTGGGGTGGGGTCTACGGAAACCACTTCTGGGTGGATCCAGCGGCCTCGCTCACGGTCGTGGTGCTGACGAACACGGCGCTGGCCGGGATGGCCGGGCCGTTCCCGGCGTCGATCCGGCACGCCGTGTACGAGGCCTTGCAGGCGGCGGAATGA